The nucleotide window GGCAGTGGTCTGGGCCGGGATCACCTCGGGGGCCTGGGCGGCCATGGCGGCGTCGCCGGGAGCGCTGCGGGGGCTGTCCGCAGGGGTGGGCGTGGTGGGCTCGTTCATGTCGGTCCTCTCATGCTCTAGGCTCCCGGGCTGACCGGGCGCTGCCCCGAGGCTATGAAGGACCCCTATGGCCCAGGCAGGCACCGACTGTGCCCCACCTGTGATGATGGGGAGCCTCGGCAGCCCCCGGCGCCGCCTCGCCGGCCCCCTCGGGCCTCTCAAGCCCTCGGCCCGCCCGGCGCCCCGTCCCTCCCCCGCGCCTGCCGCGCCCTCGACGACGCGGATCGCCGGGGGTAGAGGGGGAGGTCTGCCTCGTCAAGGGCAGGAGTGCGGCCAGAGAGCAAGGCCTGTGGAGCCAGTGACCTCCCCGAGGCCTGCGGCATCACGGCGCCGGGCGCAGCACTCAGGAGTCGCGTGCGATGAGCGTGTTGGAGGCCTGGGCGCGGGGGCGCACGATCATGGAGTCGATGTTGACGTGGGCGGGCCGCTCCAGCGCCCAGGCGATGCACTCGGCCACATCCTCCGCGCTCAGCGGCTCGGCGACGCCGTCGTAGACCCTCTTGGCGGCCTGGGCATCGCCATGGAAGCGGTTGAGGGCGAACTCCTCGGTGGCGACCATGCCCGGGGCGATCTCGATGACCCGCACCGGCTCGCCCACGAGCTCCAGGCGCAGCGTGCCGGCGATGATGCGCTCGGCGTGCTTGGCGGCCACGTACCCGCCCCCTCCGGGGTAGGCGGCATGGGCGGCCGTCGAGGTGAGGAAGACCAGGTCGCCCCCGCGCTCGCGCATCTGGGGCAGGAAAGCCTGGCTGACGCGCAGCGCCGCCAGGACGTTGCGCTCGTACATGGTGGCCCACTCCTCGACCCGGCCCTGGGCCACCGGATCGGCACCCAGGGCGCCGCCGGCGTTATTGACCACCGCATCCACGGGCCCCTCCGCCAGGACCTCCTCAGCGAGCCGGGCGACGTCGTCGTCCCTCTGCAGGTCGGCGACCACCCAGGTGCACCCGGTCTCCTCGGCCAGGGCCTCCAGCCGCTCCTGGCGACGGGCCGTGGCCACGACCCGCCAGCCGTGGGTGCGCAGGAGTCTGACGGTGGCGGCGCCGATCCCGGTGGAGGCACCGGTGACCAGGGCGCGAGGAGGATTGGTGGATGCAGAAAGGCTCATTGCTCAATCCTCCCACCGCACCGGTGCGGCCGCGAGCACCCGCCCGGGCGCGCCTCACTCGGGCGCGCCCGGGCCGGGGGCGGGCTCAGGCGGAGCGGACGAGGCCGACGAGGTCCTCGGCGATCCGGGGCTCGTGCATGACCGAGCCGCCCCGCAGCATGCCGAAGAGGTCCTTGGGGTCGGCCGGGTCGGCCAGCAGGTCGATCCCGGTGAAGAAGCGCTCGCCGCCGGGGGCGGTCAGGCAGCGGTCGAGGTAGGTCAGGGCGGAGAAGTCCTCGACGGCGAAGCCCACGGAGTCGAAGATCGTCGTCTGGTCCTGGCTGGTGCGGCCGGGCCGGGCCCCGGTAATGACCTCCCACAGCTCGGTGACCGGGAAGTAGGGGGGCTTGGCCTGGATCTCGCCCTCGATCCGGGTCTGGCGGCTGTACTCCACGAAGACCGGCCCCATGTCCAGGATGGCGGGGTCGAGCTCGGTCTTGCCCGGGCAGTCCCCTCCGATGGCATTGATGTGCACGCCCTCGCGCACGTCCTCACGGCGCAGGACGGTGGCATTGCGCTTGTCCGCGGTGCAGGTGGTGATGATGTCGGCGTCGGCCACGGCCTGGGCGACGCTGGAGGCGATGCGCACCTCGATGCCCAGGGGAGCCAGGTTGGCGGCGAGCTTCTCGCTGGCGGCGGGGTCGACGTCGAAGACACGGACCTGCTCGATGGGGCGGACCGCCATGTTGGCCAGCACCTGGAACTCGGACTGCGAGCCGGCGCCGATCATCCCCAGGCACCGGGCGTCGGCGGGGGCGAGCAGGCGGGTGACCATGCCCGAGGCGGCGGCGGTGCGCAGGGCGGTCAGGAGGGTCATCTCGGTCAGCAGCCTGGGGTAGCCGTTGTCGACGTCGGAGAGCACGCCGAAGGCGACGACGGTCTGGTAGCCGCGGGTCGGGTTGGAGGGGTGGCCGTTGACGTACTTGACGCTGTAGGTGCGCCCGTCGGAGGTGGGCATGAGCTCGATGACGCCGAGCTCGGAGTGGGAGGGCACGCGGGGGGCGAGCTCGAAGGAGTGCCAGCGGGCGAAGTCCAGCTCCATGGCGTCGATCATGCCGGAGATGATGGCCTGAGGGCCGGTGTGCTCGATCCACCGGACCATGTGGGGGACATCGACGAAACGCATGGCTGCCTCCTTAAGAGATCTAGGCCCATGCAGGGCCTTAACGGGTGAGGATGAGGGATTCCAGGGCACAAGGACCCAGATTCCACACCTTCAAGGTACGCCCCGGGCCTGTACGCCTTCAAGAGACATGCTGCGCATTTTGCACACGACTTCATGACAGTCAGGGTACATATCGTGCACAATGTGCCCATGTCCCCCACAGATGTGCTTGATGATCTGGACCGTGGGCTCATCGCAGCCCTGCGCAAGAACGCCCGCAAACCAGTGGCTGAACTGGCGCGAGACCTGGGCACCACCCGGGCCACCATCACCAAGCGCATCGAGCGCCTGGAGGCCCGCGGCATCATCCAGGGCTTCACCATCATCGTGGCCCAGGACGCCGACGACTCCGCCATCCGCGCCATCTGCCACCTGGCGATCGAGGGGCACAACACCGACGCCGCCATCGTGGCGCTGCGCGGACTGCCGGCGATCACGGGCCTGCACGCCACCAACGGCGAGTGGGACCTCATCGCCGAGATCACAGTGGCCACCCTGGCCGAGGTCGACCACGTCCTGACCCGGATCCGCGCCCTGGACGGGGTCTACCGCTCCGAGACCTCCCTGCTGCTGCGCAGCGTGCTCGTCTGAGGCGGCGCCCAGACCCACTGGCCGCAGGCGCCCCCGCGGCCGAGGCCCCCGCGCCTCCTGCCCCCGCGGTGCGGCAGGCCGGTTGAGCGGCGGCAGAGACGGCTTGACGCCGCTTCCGTGCATGCCTCTAGGGTTGTCGCGCCCACCCCGGCTCCTGCCGAGCCTCCCCCAGCGGAAGAAGGCCACCGATGAACGCCGTTCTCCTCGCCGTCCTGGTCATGCTCCTCCTGGCGACACTGCGCGTGCACGTCGTCCTCGCCCTGTTCGTGGGGGCGCTCGTGGGCGGGCTGAGCGCCGGCCTGGGGATCGAGGGCACCATGGTCGCCTTCCAGGAGGGGCTGGCCAACGGCGCCAAGATCGCCCTGTCCTACGCGCTGCTGGGGGCCTTCGCCATGTCCGTGGCGCACTCGGGCCTGCCCCAGCTGCTGGCCAACCGGCTCATCACCCGCCTGGACGCCGGGGATGCCAGCACCTCGGAGAGGATCGTGCGCACCACCTCCTGGACACTGCTGGGCGGGGTGGTCGCCATGGCGATCATGA belongs to Actinomyces capricornis and includes:
- a CDS encoding SDR family oxidoreductase → MSLSASTNPPRALVTGASTGIGAATVRLLRTHGWRVVATARRQERLEALAEETGCTWVVADLQRDDDVARLAEEVLAEGPVDAVVNNAGGALGADPVAQGRVEEWATMYERNVLAALRVSQAFLPQMRERGGDLVFLTSTAAHAAYPGGGGYVAAKHAERIIAGTLRLELVGEPVRVIEIAPGMVATEEFALNRFHGDAQAAKRVYDGVAEPLSAEDVAECIAWALERPAHVNIDSMIVRPRAQASNTLIARDS
- a CDS encoding ornithine cyclodeaminase, with the protein product MRFVDVPHMVRWIEHTGPQAIISGMIDAMELDFARWHSFELAPRVPSHSELGVIELMPTSDGRTYSVKYVNGHPSNPTRGYQTVVAFGVLSDVDNGYPRLLTEMTLLTALRTAAASGMVTRLLAPADARCLGMIGAGSQSEFQVLANMAVRPIEQVRVFDVDPAASEKLAANLAPLGIEVRIASSVAQAVADADIITTCTADKRNATVLRREDVREGVHINAIGGDCPGKTELDPAILDMGPVFVEYSRQTRIEGEIQAKPPYFPVTELWEVITGARPGRTSQDQTTIFDSVGFAVEDFSALTYLDRCLTAPGGERFFTGIDLLADPADPKDLFGMLRGGSVMHEPRIAEDLVGLVRSA
- a CDS encoding Lrp/AsnC family transcriptional regulator codes for the protein MSPTDVLDDLDRGLIAALRKNARKPVAELARDLGTTRATITKRIERLEARGIIQGFTIIVAQDADDSAIRAICHLAIEGHNTDAAIVALRGLPAITGLHATNGEWDLIAEITVATLAEVDHVLTRIRALDGVYRSETSLLLRSVLV